CCTCGATGTCGAGTACACGTCGCTCGCCACCGACGACCATCAACTGCGCTTCCGCGCCTTCGAGTCCGGCCCGCGGCGCTACGCGGTGCTGCCGATCGGAAACCTCGCGCAGGTGGCCACCACGAGCCTGCTCGATGCGCCGTCTTCGAGCCTGCAGAACCTGCGCGGCCGCTCGCAGGGCGCCGACTATCTGCTCATCTACTTCGACGGCTTCCGCCCCGCAGCCGACGAGCTGCTGCGCTGGCGACGCGACCACCTGCCGCCCGGCATGGGAGGTGCGCCGTTCGATACCGCGTCGGTGCCGATCTCGGCGCTCTACGATCAGTTCTCGGGCGGTCGCGCCGATCCGTCCGCGGTGCGCAACTTCCTGCGCGCGGTCGCGCAGAATTGGGCCAAGATCCCGACCTTCGTCACCTTCCTCGGCGATGCCTCCTACGACTACAAGAACATCACCGGGCTGGCGCCGCCGGGACTGCCGGGCTGCGTGCTCACGACCTATGAAGGCGGCTTCGACGCGATCGTAGGACGGCAGTACACCACCGACGACTGGATCCTGAACGTCGACAGTCCCTTCACGATCATTCCCGACTTCGCGAGCGGACGTATTCCCGCCGAGGATCTCGGCGACGCGCTGCTCTACGTGCGCGACAAGCTGATTCCGTATGAAAGCTCGGCGCCGGTGGGAACGTGGCGCAATACCGTGATGCTGGTCGCCGACGACGACATGCAGGGTTCCGCGCCCGACAACCTCGGCTGGAGCCACGTGCAACAGTCGGGCGTGCTGGACCGCTCCGGGACGCCACTGCACATCGATCGCGACTACGTCTATCTGCACACTTATCCGACCGGCCCCAACTTCACCAAGCCCGGCGCCAAGTCGGACATCCTCGCGGGCGTCAACTCGGGCGTGCTCATGATGAATTACATCGGGCACGGCAGTCCGTTCAAGCTCGCCGACGAGAGCGTGTTCCTGGACGCCGACGCGAGTGCGGTGACCAACGCAACGCGTCCGACCGTGCTGGTCGCGGCGTCGTGCGACGTCGGCAAGTACAGCGATCCGAAGGTGCCGAGCCTCGGCGAGGGCATGCTCCTCAATCCGACCGGTGGCGCGATCGGCGTGATCTCGGCGACCGAGCTGGCATTCAGCAACCAGAACGCGGCGCTGAACCTGGACCTCTATCAAGGGGTGTTCGAGCGCGACCCGGTCGCGGGACTCTATTCGGTGCCGCTCGCCAGCGGGTTGCTCGACGCCAAGAACGGCACCACGAACGGGCAGAAATACCAGCTGATGGGTGATGCGGCATTGCGACTGCTGCTGCCGTCGCGATTCGTCGAGGCGGCGCTCGCGGACGCCGGCGGCGCGCCGCTCGACACCGTGCAGCGCGGACAGACCGTCACGATTCGTGGCCGCGTCGCGGATCGGCCGGGCGGAGTCACGCAGGTCATGGACGGTGCGCTCGAGCTGCTGGTCGAGGACTCGGCGCCGATCGACACGGTGCCGTGTGTGCGGGTGCTGCCGGGCGACATCTGTCAGAACTATCCGTTCCGCGCCGCTCCGATGTTCCGCGGCACGGTTCCAGTGCGCGCGGGAGTGTTCGAGGCGCGGTTCGTGGTGCCGATCGACTCACGCCTCGGAGTGCGAGCGCGTCATCGCGGCTACTTTCGCGATGCGGCCGGCACGTTCGCGGGCGACGGCGTCGGCGCCGACAGCTTTGCGATCGTCATCGGAATTCCGCCGAGCGGCGATCAGGCCGGGCCCCAGATCGCCCTGGCGTTCCCGGGCGGCTCGCTGTCGGTACGACCGACGGCGACGCTGCGCATCGACCTGACCGATCCGAGCGGAATTCTCATCACGGGTCGGAATCTCCAGAACGGCATCATCGTGACGGTCGACGAAAATTCGACGCAGCGCTACGACGTGACCTCGAGCTTCCAATACGCCGAGGGCTCGTATCAGTCGGGCACGGCGACATTCGACCTGCCGAATCTGTCGGCGGGACCGCACCGCATCCGAGTGAGCGCGGCCGACAATCTGGCGGCGGGCCTGGGAGCCGGGGCGCACCGCTCGAGCGTGGCGCTCGACTTCGCGGTCAGCGACAACCCGGAGCTGCGCGTGAGTCGCGCGTTGCTGTTCCCCAATCCGATCCGCTCGGGCGGCGCTGGAAGCGGCGGCACCTTCGTGGTCGACGTGCCGGGTGACTCGATCAACGTGCTGCTGCGGATCTATACCGTGAGCGGCAGGCTGGTGCGCTCGCTCACCACCATGGGAGCTCTCGGCCAGGTTCAGCTTCCGTGGGATGGGCTCGACAGCGAGGGCGAGCGTCTCGCCACCGGCGTCTATCTCTTCCGGGTTCACGCCAATCTGCGCGACCCGGACGGCTCGAGCAGCGCCCGCCAGAGCGCCAGGGGATCGGGGCGTTTCGTCGTGCACCGCCCCTAGGCTGGCCGCCGGACCCGGTACCGGGTATGTTTCGGCCGCGAACGCGACCCAAATTGAATGGATCGAATACCGAACCTGCGGTGTATGGCCTGTGATCGTCACCCCACAGGGCCCGTCGTGTGTCTTGGAGGAAAGTTATGCGCTGGTTGGTTAAATCGTTGTCCGTCATCGTGTTGCTCGGCATCGCCGGTGCTGCGCAGGCGCAGGGAACCGGCCGCTCACTCGATATCCAGCCCGGCGGCCGCCAGAACGGCATGGGCGGAACGGGCGCCGCGCTGACCGAGGACGCCACCGGAGCGAGCTGGTGGAACCCCGCCGGGCTCGGGTTCATCTCCAATTCCAGCATCGAGTGGACCTTCGCCCAGCTGGTTCCGACTCTGGCGACCGACGTCACGTACAACTACGGCAGCTACGTCCAGCCGGTCGGCGGATGGGGAGCCTTCGGCATCGGCTTCGTGTTCCTGTCCTACGGCGAAAGCCAGCGCACCGACACCTCGGGCAATGTGACCGGCACCTTCGGTTCGCACGAGCTGTCGCCCGCGGTGTCCTACGGTATTCGCCTGCTGCCGGACTTCGCGGTCGGTGCAACGCTCAAGTACGTGCGCATCCAGCTTGCGCCCGATGATCTGTCGGGGATCGGATCCACCTTCGGCGTCGACATCGCGTCGCTCTACCGACTGCCGGTCGCGCGCCTGAGCCTCGGGGTCAACATTCAGAATCTCGGGCCGAGCGTGACCTTCATCAACGAGAACAAGTCGGATCCGCTCGGCCGCAACGTCAAGGTCGGCGCGGCCTGGCAGGCGCTGGCCGACAAGAGCTACGGACTCACGCTGGCGGCCGACTTCAACCAGTCGCTGGTCACCGACGAGTTCCGCACCTACAACGCGGGGCTCGAGTTCAAGTATGCGGACCAGATCGCAGGGCGGCTCGGCTACATGTCGGATCCGCTCGGCGACATCAGCGACGTGACGTACGGGCTCGGACTGGTATTCAAGGGTCTGGCGCTCGACTGGGGCAGCATCCCGCAGGCGCGCAACTCGGACCTCGGAACCGTCCAGAAGCTCACGCTCGGCTACCGGTTCTGATCTCCGGACGCTTTCGAGGCGAGTGAATCCTGTGAGAGTTCATCTCCAGGCCGCGATGCTGTTGTTCGCGTTGTCGGCCGCGAGCTTCGGGGAAGCGCGCGCCGAGCGGCCGTTGATCGTCCGCCGGGCGCTGCCTGCCGAACAGGCGGCCGAACTCGCGAAGCGCGGCACTCCGTGGCGCGGCGCGATCCTGCCCGCCGACGTCGCCGCGGCCCAGCGCGAACGCGCGCGACTTCAGCGCTCGTTTCCGGGCGTGCTCGCGCCGAAGAACTTCGATTGGAGCCGCGGCCCCGGTGCTCCGACATTCCCGGGCCGCAATCCGAACGCGCGGGTGCGCGAGGCGCGCCCCCGCACGCTCGGCAATCCGCCGCTCCAGAAGCGCGTGGCGTTCATCCGCATCGACTTCGCCACCGACCGTGCCGGCTCGGAGACCAGCGGCGATGGCCGCTTCAATCTTTCGGCGCCCGACACGTTGCTGCCGCCGCTCGACCGTCCGCCACACAATCGCTCGTTCTATCAGGCGCACTTCGAGGCGTTGAGGCGCTACTACGACGCTCAGTCGTATGGTCGCGTGCAGGTGGTCGGCGATGTGTGGCCGCGCGAAGAGAACTCGGCCTATCGGTTCACGGACCACGCCGATCTCGGCCCGTGGAAATTCAGCCAGGACATCTACGGCGCCGCCGTCGACATGACGCGTCACTTCTTCTTCGCCGCCGACACGCAGTCGGTGCAGCGTGGCGATCGCATTCCGTGGGATGACTACGACTACTTCGTGTTCATCCACGCCGGCAGCGATTTCCAGAGCGACGTTCGCCAGGACAGCCCGCTCGACATTCCGTCGTTCACGATCGGCATGACGGACGCCGATCAGGTGGTGTTTTCGGATTCGCTCAACCGTCCGATCGGCCTCGCCACCTTCGTGCCCGAGACGGCGAGCCAGGACGGGTTCTTCGCCACCATCAACGGGGTGCTCGCGCACGAGTGCGGACACCTGCTGTTCGGCTTCGCGGATCTCTATGACGTGAATTCCGGCTATCCGGTGGTGGGGCTGTGGAGCCTCATGGACAGCGGCAATCTGGCCGGCACCCAGGTCCAGACCTCGAACGGAGACATTTTCTACGCGATCGGGCTGCTGCCGCCGAGCGT
This region of Candidatus Eisenbacteria bacterium genomic DNA includes:
- a CDS encoding PorV/PorQ family protein, with protein sequence MRWLVKSLSVIVLLGIAGAAQAQGTGRSLDIQPGGRQNGMGGTGAALTEDATGASWWNPAGLGFISNSSIEWTFAQLVPTLATDVTYNYGSYVQPVGGWGAFGIGFVFLSYGESQRTDTSGNVTGTFGSHELSPAVSYGIRLLPDFAVGATLKYVRIQLAPDDLSGIGSTFGVDIASLYRLPVARLSLGVNIQNLGPSVTFINENKSDPLGRNVKVGAAWQALADKSYGLTLAADFNQSLVTDEFRTYNAGLEFKYADQIAGRLGYMSDPLGDISDVTYGLGLVFKGLALDWGSIPQARNSDLGTVQKLTLGYRF